A window of the Tunturibacter empetritectus genome harbors these coding sequences:
- a CDS encoding DNA-directed RNA polymerase subunit omega: MRSDLIFGALTHVNNRYELCQLASKATRKLHKPNTRLQDTTNEVLDRFKDTIPMDESGEAVVEKVQLQERRAA, from the coding sequence ATGCGCTCGGATCTTATCTTTGGAGCTCTCACGCACGTGAACAATCGTTATGAGCTTTGTCAACTGGCGTCGAAGGCGACGCGTAAGCTGCATAAGCCAAATACGCGGTTGCAGGACACCACCAACGAAGTTCTGGATCGCTTCAAGGACACTATCCCTATGGATGAGTCTGGCGAAGCTGTCGTAGAAAAGGTACAATTGCAAGAGCGCCGCGCGGCTTAA
- a CDS encoding YifB family Mg chelatase-like AAA ATPase, translated as MLFKARSAAVYGIDAHIIDVEVDFSNIKLDQEQFHTVGLPDAAVRESRDRVRSAIKNSGFEIPPTRITINLAPADLKKEGSGFDLPIAIGILGAYGSLHIKDLSDYLLVGELGLDGSLRAVQGMLPIAVAARAKGIPNLIIPASNAREAAVVEGVNVYPVKSLLEVRELLNSAVMGGIKATPLKVETTDLLNEMQHFPFDFKDVRGQQVAKRALEVAAAGGHNILMIGPPGSGKTMLAKRLPSILAPLRFEEALETTKIHSVAGVLDSEQGLVAHRPFRSPHHTISDAGLIGGGMMPRPGEVSLAHNGLLFLDELPEFPRNVLEVLRQPLEDGHVTIARAAMSLSFPARFMLAAAMNPCPCGYFNDKSRECMCTPPMIQRYVSKVSGPLLDRIDIHIEVPAVQYKELRGSAAAEGSEHIRARVLAARERQHERFGAAAERTKGTAKAASRQIFSNSQMNTQQIRSYCELSSDAERLLERAMLQQGLSARAHDRILKVARTIADLGGERDIAVKHIAEAIQYRTLDRSYWA; from the coding sequence ATGCTTTTCAAGGCCCGTAGTGCTGCTGTATATGGAATTGACGCCCACATCATCGACGTAGAAGTCGATTTTTCCAATATCAAATTAGACCAGGAACAGTTCCACACTGTCGGGCTACCCGATGCAGCCGTGCGGGAGAGTCGTGACCGGGTGCGTTCTGCGATTAAGAACTCCGGATTCGAGATTCCTCCTACGCGGATCACAATTAATCTGGCTCCGGCAGACCTGAAGAAAGAAGGTTCGGGGTTTGACCTGCCGATTGCGATTGGGATACTGGGCGCCTATGGCTCACTGCACATAAAGGATCTGAGCGACTACCTGCTGGTGGGGGAGTTGGGTTTGGATGGCAGCCTGCGGGCGGTGCAGGGGATGCTGCCGATTGCGGTGGCGGCGCGCGCGAAGGGGATTCCGAACCTCATCATTCCGGCGAGTAATGCCCGGGAGGCGGCGGTCGTTGAAGGGGTCAATGTTTATCCGGTGAAGTCGCTGCTGGAGGTGCGAGAGCTGTTGAACTCGGCGGTGATGGGTGGCATCAAGGCGACTCCCCTGAAGGTGGAGACGACCGATCTGCTGAACGAGATGCAGCACTTTCCGTTCGACTTTAAAGACGTGCGCGGACAGCAGGTGGCGAAGCGTGCGCTCGAGGTTGCGGCGGCAGGTGGGCATAACATTTTGATGATTGGGCCGCCGGGGTCGGGCAAGACCATGCTCGCCAAGCGTCTGCCGTCCATTCTGGCTCCGCTCCGGTTTGAAGAGGCGCTGGAGACGACGAAGATCCACTCGGTGGCGGGAGTTTTGGACTCTGAGCAGGGGCTGGTGGCTCATCGGCCGTTCCGGTCGCCACACCACACGATCTCGGACGCCGGGTTGATTGGCGGTGGGATGATGCCGCGGCCAGGCGAGGTGTCACTGGCCCACAACGGGCTGCTCTTTCTGGATGAGCTGCCGGAGTTTCCGCGAAACGTGTTGGAGGTGCTGCGGCAGCCGTTGGAGGATGGCCATGTGACGATCGCCCGTGCGGCGATGAGTTTGAGCTTTCCTGCGCGGTTCATGCTTGCAGCCGCAATGAATCCTTGTCCCTGTGGATATTTTAACGACAAGTCTCGGGAGTGCATGTGCACGCCACCGATGATCCAGCGGTATGTTTCGAAGGTTTCGGGGCCATTACTTGACCGGATTGATATTCACATTGAGGTTCCGGCTGTGCAATATAAGGAGTTGCGGGGCAGTGCGGCGGCGGAGGGGTCGGAGCATATCCGGGCTCGAGTGCTGGCTGCGAGGGAGCGGCAGCATGAGCGATTTGGAGCGGCGGCGGAGCGGACGAAAGGGACGGCGAAGGCGGCTTCGCGGCAGATATTTTCGAACTCCCAAATGAATACGCAGCAGATACGTTCCTACTGTGAACTGTCGTCTGACGCCGAACGGCTGCTCGAACGGGCGATGCTGCAACAGGGGTTGAGTGCACGGGCACATGACCGTATCTTGAAGGTAGCAAGGACGATAGCCGATCTGGGCGGCGAGCGGGATATAGCAGTTAAGCACATCGCAGAGGCGATTCAGTACCGTACGTTAGACCGAAGCTACTGGGCATAA
- a CDS encoding L-serine ammonia-lyase, giving the protein MNTSLFELFKIGIGPSSSHTVGPMRAALRFTRELTEKNLLEPTARVKVNLYGSLALTGIGHGTDRAILLGLLGEAPDTVDPYTVETKIAAIRNTNTISLGGSKTIPFHEAEDLNFRRNQMYPDPAVHSHPNGMRFTAFDNAGRSLAEEIFYSIGGGFIVSHPELLAERTAEAPASSRTVPYPFRSAEDLLATAKRHNLTISDLLLANEVALLNDPDNIINRPQATASTAAQSPEDKIRASILALWQTMQQCTERGIATEGILPGGLNVRRRAHRLAERLNTIGSKDPLAPIDWVTVYAMAVNEENAAGGRVVTAPTNGAAGVIPAIGNYYMRFIEGTEAEKEEGILRYFLTAAAIGILYKENASISGAEVGCQGEVGVACSMAAGGLVAALNGTNAQVEHAAEIAMEHNLGMTCDPIGGLVQIPCIERNGMGAVKAINAARMAMHETGDHKLSLDQIIATMYQTGLDMQSRYKETSLAGLALNIIEC; this is encoded by the coding sequence GTGAACACCAGCCTCTTCGAACTCTTCAAAATCGGCATCGGCCCCTCAAGCTCCCACACCGTCGGCCCCATGCGCGCCGCCCTCCGCTTCACCCGCGAACTCACTGAAAAAAATCTCCTCGAACCAACCGCAAGAGTCAAAGTCAACCTCTACGGATCGCTCGCCCTTACCGGCATCGGCCACGGAACCGACCGCGCCATCCTCCTCGGCCTCCTCGGCGAAGCGCCCGACACCGTCGACCCCTACACCGTCGAAACCAAGATCGCCGCTATTCGCAACACCAACACCATCTCTCTCGGCGGAAGCAAAACCATCCCCTTCCACGAAGCCGAAGACCTCAACTTTCGCCGCAACCAGATGTACCCCGATCCCGCCGTGCACTCGCACCCCAACGGCATGCGCTTCACCGCCTTCGACAACGCCGGTCGAAGTCTCGCCGAAGAGATCTTCTACTCCATCGGCGGCGGCTTCATCGTCTCCCACCCGGAGCTCCTAGCCGAGCGCACCGCCGAAGCGCCTGCTAGCTCTCGCACCGTTCCCTATCCCTTTCGCAGCGCGGAAGACCTCCTCGCCACCGCGAAGCGACACAACCTCACCATCTCCGATCTCCTGCTGGCGAACGAGGTCGCCCTGCTCAACGACCCCGACAACATCATCAACCGCCCTCAAGCCACCGCCTCGACCGCAGCGCAATCCCCCGAGGACAAGATCCGCGCCAGTATCCTCGCCCTCTGGCAAACCATGCAGCAGTGCACCGAACGCGGTATCGCCACCGAAGGCATCCTCCCAGGTGGACTCAACGTTCGCCGCCGCGCCCATCGCCTCGCAGAACGCCTCAACACGATCGGCTCCAAAGACCCACTCGCACCCATCGACTGGGTTACGGTTTACGCTATGGCCGTCAACGAAGAGAACGCCGCCGGCGGCAGAGTGGTGACCGCTCCCACGAACGGAGCGGCCGGAGTGATTCCTGCCATCGGCAACTACTACATGCGCTTCATTGAAGGAACCGAAGCAGAGAAGGAAGAGGGCATTCTCCGTTACTTTCTTACAGCTGCTGCCATCGGCATCTTGTACAAAGAGAACGCCAGCATCTCAGGTGCCGAGGTAGGGTGCCAGGGAGAGGTCGGAGTCGCTTGCAGCATGGCCGCAGGCGGACTGGTCGCCGCACTCAATGGTACGAACGCCCAAGTCGAACATGCAGCCGAAATCGCGATGGAGCACAATCTCGGCATGACCTGCGATCCCATAGGCGGCCTCGTCCAGATTCCCTGCATCGAGCGCAACGGCATGGGAGCAGTCAAAGCCATCAACGCCGCCCGCATGGCCATGCACGAAACCGGCGACCACAAACTCTCCCTGGATCAGATCATCGCCACCATGTATCAGACCGGTCTCGACATGCAATCCCGATACAAAGAAACCTCGCTTGCCGGTCTCGCCCTCAACATCATCGAGTGCTAG
- a CDS encoding OmpA family protein produces MAGSIVESLMGLLGPQVTGPVASQLGESTDTVQRGLQAGSAAMLAGLVAKVGQPGFLGQIFSLITNPANGPSALSGLTSNLGSLASGAASSPVANLGSQFLSSIFGSNMSSVTDSIGRSVGVSSGKAGSLLAMAAPLVLGVLGQHVRQNNLSAADLGSTLKAEAPSFQSFLPAGLGSLFGGASNVASNLTAAVPAKVATGNRWLWPVVLLAALLLCLFWFFNRTKAPVNDAVQTTSTAASSAASALGDFFKTKLPDGVELNIPRFGIENKLISFLGDSSKPVDTTTWFNFDRLLFDTGKATLQPSSQEQLGNIAAILKAYPNVHVKLGGYTDNTGDAAANVALSDARAKNVMEALVAAGVDPSRLESKGYGDQYPVGDNATEEGRAQNRRIALLVTQK; encoded by the coding sequence ATGGCGGGTTCTATCGTGGAAAGCCTCATGGGTCTGTTGGGTCCTCAGGTTACTGGCCCAGTGGCTTCGCAGCTTGGAGAGTCGACTGACACTGTCCAACGTGGTCTGCAGGCGGGGTCTGCCGCTATGCTCGCGGGTCTTGTCGCGAAGGTTGGCCAGCCTGGATTTTTGGGACAGATATTCAGCCTTATTACAAACCCCGCGAACGGTCCAAGCGCTCTTTCAGGCCTTACGTCGAATCTAGGGTCGTTGGCCTCCGGCGCTGCGTCCTCTCCTGTTGCGAATCTTGGCAGCCAGTTTTTATCTAGCATCTTCGGCTCCAATATGTCCTCAGTGACCGATTCGATCGGCCGATCCGTAGGTGTCTCGAGCGGCAAGGCAGGATCCCTCCTAGCTATGGCTGCTCCGCTGGTGCTTGGAGTTCTAGGGCAGCATGTTCGACAAAATAATCTGAGTGCCGCCGACCTTGGTTCGACGTTGAAGGCTGAGGCTCCGAGCTTCCAGAGCTTCCTGCCTGCTGGACTCGGTAGTCTATTTGGCGGCGCTTCGAATGTAGCTTCGAATCTGACAGCCGCGGTTCCGGCGAAGGTCGCGACTGGCAATCGTTGGTTGTGGCCTGTCGTTTTGCTGGCTGCATTGTTGCTTTGCCTGTTCTGGTTCTTCAATCGAACCAAGGCGCCGGTCAACGACGCAGTGCAAACCACTTCAACTGCTGCTTCCTCCGCTGCGTCGGCTCTTGGGGATTTTTTCAAGACGAAGCTGCCGGATGGGGTCGAACTGAATATTCCCCGATTCGGTATTGAGAACAAACTGATCAGCTTCCTGGGAGACTCTTCTAAACCGGTGGATACAACGACGTGGTTTAATTTCGACCGCCTGTTGTTCGACACGGGGAAAGCCACTCTGCAGCCGTCGTCCCAGGAGCAGCTAGGCAATATTGCTGCGATTCTGAAAGCGTACCCCAACGTTCACGTGAAGCTGGGCGGCTACACCGATAACACGGGAGACGCGGCAGCTAATGTTGCTCTCTCCGATGCGCGGGCCAAGAACGTGATGGAGGCTCTGGTTGCAGCAGGGGTTGATCCATCGCGGCTGGAGTCCAAGGGCTATGGGGATCAGTACCCGGTTGGCGACAACGCCACTGAAGAGGGACGGGCTCAGAATCGCCGTATCGCTCTGCTGGTGACGCAAAAGTAG
- a CDS encoding acetyl-CoA C-acetyltransferase produces the protein MKDVVIVAAVRTPVGKFQGAFAEMTAVELGAIAVREAVKRAGIDAASVDECLMGCVLPAGLGQNPARQAALRGGLPDTVSAMTINMVCGSGLKAVALAAQAVMAGDAEVVVAGGMESMSNAPYLLPQGRKGFRMGDSVVVDSMVKDGLWCACEDYHMGITGENVAEKHSITREEQDAYALASHRKASAAWREGWFDAEVVPVSVPGRKGTVTVVSQDESVREDASAEALAALKPAFRKDGTVTAGNAPGVNDAAAAVVVMSAERAKELGLKPMVTIKAQATSGVAPKWVMLAPVTGVRRVLKKAGWERDEVDLFELNEAFSVQALGVMKELGLDAEKVNVNGGAVAIGHPIGASGARVLVTLIYEMMRRDAKKGVAALCLGGGNSVALAVGRE, from the coding sequence ATGAAGGATGTTGTGATTGTTGCTGCAGTGCGGACACCGGTGGGAAAGTTTCAAGGGGCGTTTGCAGAGATGACCGCGGTAGAACTTGGTGCGATCGCGGTCCGCGAGGCGGTGAAGCGGGCTGGGATTGATGCAGCAAGCGTGGATGAGTGTTTGATGGGATGCGTTCTTCCTGCGGGGCTGGGACAGAATCCGGCGCGACAGGCAGCATTACGGGGCGGTCTGCCGGATACTGTTTCAGCCATGACGATCAATATGGTGTGCGGGTCGGGTCTGAAGGCCGTGGCGCTGGCAGCGCAGGCGGTGATGGCCGGAGATGCCGAAGTTGTTGTGGCTGGCGGGATGGAGTCGATGTCCAATGCGCCCTACCTGTTGCCGCAGGGGCGAAAGGGATTCCGCATGGGCGACTCCGTCGTGGTGGACTCGATGGTGAAAGATGGCCTGTGGTGCGCTTGTGAGGACTATCACATGGGCATTACTGGGGAGAACGTCGCAGAAAAGCATTCGATTACGCGCGAAGAGCAGGATGCTTATGCGCTGGCTTCGCACCGCAAGGCAAGTGCTGCCTGGAGAGAGGGGTGGTTCGACGCGGAGGTGGTGCCGGTGAGCGTGCCGGGAAGGAAGGGCACAGTAACAGTAGTGTCGCAGGATGAGAGTGTGCGGGAGGACGCTTCCGCGGAGGCGCTTGCTGCGTTGAAGCCGGCCTTCAGGAAAGATGGAACTGTGACTGCGGGAAATGCTCCGGGAGTGAATGACGCGGCTGCGGCGGTGGTGGTGATGTCGGCAGAGCGGGCGAAGGAGCTGGGTTTGAAGCCCATGGTGACTATTAAGGCCCAGGCTACGAGCGGAGTTGCTCCGAAGTGGGTGATGCTCGCCCCTGTAACTGGAGTCCGGAGAGTATTGAAAAAAGCTGGGTGGGAGCGGGATGAGGTGGATTTATTCGAGTTGAATGAGGCGTTCAGCGTTCAGGCTTTGGGGGTGATGAAGGAGTTAGGGCTAGATGCTGAGAAAGTGAATGTGAATGGCGGGGCGGTGGCGATTGGACATCCCATTGGGGCGAGCGGCGCGAGAGTGCTGGTGACGCTGATCTACGAGATGATGCGGAGGGACGCGAAGAAAGGGGTAGCGGCACTTTGTCTGGGCGGAGGGAATTCAGTAGCGCTGGCAGTGGGGCGAGAATAG